Proteins encoded together in one Fimbriiglobus ruber window:
- a CDS encoding IS5 family transposase, producing the protein MDATVRKPYPTDLTDLQWEIIQVVLPAARPGGRPRSVDLREVLNAIVYVNRSGCQWSMLPHDFPAKSTVYEYFAQWRDDGTWQELLDVLREGYREVHAPSHERTPSAASIDSQSVKGTEHAGGNGYDAGKKIQGRKRSIVVDTLGLLMVVAVTAGHVDDAAAAPTVLEGLDRDAYPRLKVVWADGKYHNHALNGWKDGHPELGWELVIVRRPDGVKGFTLLPKRWVVERTFGWLGRARRLSRNYERLNSSSESMIRVRSIQLILNRMDPQERYPPFKYRVASK; encoded by the coding sequence ATGGATGCGACCGTTCGCAAACCGTATCCGACCGATTTGACCGACCTCCAATGGGAGATCATCCAGGTCGTCCTGCCGGCCGCCCGACCCGGAGGACGCCCCCGGTCGGTGGACCTCCGGGAGGTGCTGAACGCGATCGTGTACGTGAACCGGTCGGGGTGTCAGTGGTCGATGCTCCCGCACGACTTCCCGGCCAAGAGTACGGTGTACGAATACTTCGCCCAGTGGCGGGACGATGGCACCTGGCAAGAACTCCTGGATGTCCTCCGGGAGGGGTATCGGGAAGTCCACGCCCCGAGTCACGAGCGGACCCCGAGTGCCGCGAGCATCGACAGCCAGTCGGTCAAAGGGACCGAACACGCGGGCGGGAACGGGTACGATGCGGGCAAGAAAATCCAGGGCCGGAAGCGGTCGATCGTGGTCGATACGCTGGGCCTGCTGATGGTCGTGGCGGTGACCGCCGGGCACGTCGACGACGCGGCCGCGGCCCCGACCGTACTCGAAGGGTTGGACCGTGACGCGTACCCGCGATTGAAGGTCGTGTGGGCCGACGGGAAGTACCACAACCATGCCCTGAACGGGTGGAAAGACGGCCACCCGGAACTCGGATGGGAACTCGTCATCGTCCGCCGACCGGACGGGGTCAAGGGGTTCACCCTGTTACCCAAGCGGTGGGTCGTCGAGCGGACGTTCGGGTGGCTCGGGCGGGCCCGGCGGTTAAGTCGTAATTATGAGCGACTGAATAGTTCCAGCGAATCCATGATTCGTGTGCGGTCAATCCAGCTGATCCTCAATCGCATGGATCCACAAGAGCGTTATCCCCCGTTTAAATATAGAGTTGCATCAAAATAG
- a CDS encoding RHS repeat domain-containing protein: protein MGTSTGAITGLATFTDPGGAEPASNYTVTIEWGDGTTSAGTVVSLGGGAYRVDAPAHTYPEAGPYTITVVIQHESLPPLVTRATVTVSPPASSPPVLTGPIESVMSNEYNTSGELTRTIDGDNVATDYRYDAAGDVTAQIAAANTATRSPP from the coding sequence ATGGGGACGTCGACCGGGGCGATCACCGGGCTCGCCACGTTCACCGACCCGGGCGGGGCCGAGCCCGCGTCGAACTACACCGTCACGATCGAGTGGGGTGACGGCACCACGTCCGCGGGGACGGTCGTATCGCTCGGCGGCGGCGCGTACCGGGTCGACGCTCCGGCCCACACATACCCCGAGGCCGGGCCGTACACGATCACCGTCGTCATCCAGCACGAGTCCCTGCCCCCGCTCGTCACCCGGGCGACCGTCACCGTGTCCCCTCCGGCGAGTTCGCCGCCCGTCCTGACCGGGCCGATCGAGTCGGTCATGTCGAACGAGTACAACACGTCCGGCGAGCTGACCCGGACGATCGACGGGGACAACGTCGCGACCGACTACCGGTACGACGCCGCGGGCGACGTGACGGCGCAAATCGCGGCCGCCAACACGGCCACCCGGTCACCACCCTGA
- a CDS encoding RHS repeat-associated core domain-containing protein, whose protein sequence is MGGATFWDLTDPLGSVLVVAYADGSVADQITYDAFGSVTGQTADGFSGRMLYDGYEYDPATGLYHDNDRYYAPSSGRFMTQDPTGLGPDSNPYRYVGNGPMNGTDPTGRWIVTKAGLASALTAELDKAGIRWATSNLSRSTSHWFTYHLRTLVIVDPADRDKFIAWAKSMYPSDGGKSIIAAAFNGDLGTKNVEWQPGSISWTDGKGEFKELDSVEVEGSRRAYKDYTKMLAKEAPELRMPVQPSMQSPDYRPTLAEQQAQQQKEVDWVLEQRGKTRVQQGLPPLTETEVQQARQDLPSRLTAADEVDYQKRLDAHNRELAWQKFQENMEWLQFANDLIAVVGVAAPHSAGAGVPRPSRGPQIVPTAPGGAYKPDPVTFREAPSPGRISPASDNSKSTQVDTFRKSNDATAKRPGEYNSSSRQPTATEQELLTLTRMADAMRIPREKMQDYILAFYKENTESYRQNVIKDYKAFLTAEEKANRLCFIAGTPLLTPYGSKNIELFDIGDEVLSRSSDDLCAPVTIRRVDKVFVRSFVVLELFVAGKIIGTTGEHPFYERSKGWCAANELCPGDQLATHQGEWVDVEGVRETNEIATVYNICVVEDHTYFVGCAEWGFSVWAHNAGMFGCGLTYTEAMAAGPAAVAEYNRRQDHVGTKKFVEKLTKMGFSSPINVLRAALNGRAAFEEAVYPIILPSQYKEINELFFEARRIIEDRETYATGSQRHHAIPWKNQKYNHQASELVKLSGIDLFTYEPNIKPVVGHRGSHWADYHQDIQDRLTLAYKNLPEKTREAAIAALNKVIEQIWTDIDSGKLRPYEPPHDVSILKIP, encoded by the coding sequence ATGGGCGGGGCCACGTTCTGGGATCTGACCGATCCCCTTGGGTCGGTACTGGTGGTGGCCTATGCGGACGGGAGTGTGGCCGACCAGATCACGTACGACGCGTTCGGGTCGGTCACCGGGCAGACGGCCGACGGGTTCAGCGGGCGGATGCTGTACGATGGGTACGAGTACGACCCGGCGACCGGGCTGTACCACGACAATGATCGGTATTACGCGCCGTCCTCGGGCCGCTTCATGACCCAGGACCCGACCGGGCTGGGGCCGGATAGCAACCCGTACCGGTATGTCGGCAATGGGCCGATGAACGGGACCGACCCGACGGGGCGGTGGATTGTAACGAAGGCGGGGTTGGCGAGCGCTTTAACAGCAGAACTGGATAAAGCGGGTATTCGGTGGGCCACATCGAATCTAAGCAGATCGACATCACATTGGTTTACATACCACCTGAGGACGCTTGTCATCGTCGACCCAGCCGATCGCGACAAGTTTATCGCGTGGGCGAAGTCGATGTACCCGAGTGACGGTGGGAAATCGATCATTGCGGCAGCTTTCAATGGTGATCTCGGAACGAAAAATGTCGAATGGCAGCCAGGAAGTATTAGTTGGACCGACGGAAAGGGTGAATTCAAAGAGCTTGATTCAGTCGAAGTAGAGGGGAGCAGAAGGGCTTACAAAGACTACACGAAGATGCTGGCCAAAGAGGCTCCTGAACTCAGGATGCCGGTCCAACCTTCCATGCAATCCCCAGACTATCGACCCACGCTCGCGGAACAACAGGCACAGCAACAGAAAGAAGTAGACTGGGTTCTCGAACAGCGCGGGAAAACGCGTGTTCAGCAAGGTCTGCCTCCTCTTACAGAGACGGAAGTTCAACAAGCACGACAAGATCTTCCGAGTCGCCTAACTGCAGCCGACGAGGTCGACTACCAAAAACGGCTTGACGCGCATAACCGTGAACTTGCGTGGCAGAAGTTCCAAGAGAACATGGAGTGGCTCCAATTCGCCAACGATTTAATTGCGGTCGTCGGAGTCGCAGCCCCGCATTCTGCTGGCGCTGGAGTGCCGCGCCCATCGCGGGGGCCACAGATAGTACCAACTGCTCCCGGTGGTGCTTACAAACCCGATCCTGTCACTTTCAGAGAGGCTCCGTCGCCGGGAAGGATTTCGCCAGCTTCAGATAACAGCAAATCGACTCAGGTAGATACGTTCAGGAAATCGAACGACGCGACAGCAAAAAGACCGGGAGAATACAATTCCTCATCGAGACAGCCAACTGCAACAGAACAAGAATTGCTGACGCTCACGCGAATGGCAGATGCCATGAGGATCCCGCGTGAAAAAATGCAGGATTACATTCTTGCATTTTATAAAGAAAACACGGAATCTTATCGCCAAAACGTCATCAAAGATTACAAGGCATTTCTGACGGCCGAAGAGAAGGCCAACCGTTTATGCTTTATTGCCGGAACACCTTTGTTGACCCCATATGGAAGCAAGAATATAGAATTATTTGACATCGGAGACGAAGTATTATCAAGATCTTCAGATGATTTATGTGCCCCCGTCACTATAAGACGAGTCGATAAGGTATTTGTCAGATCTTTTGTTGTGCTTGAGTTGTTCGTCGCTGGGAAAATAATCGGTACTACAGGCGAACACCCTTTCTATGAGCGATCCAAGGGGTGGTGCGCTGCAAATGAACTTTGTCCAGGAGATCAACTTGCCACTCACCAAGGCGAATGGGTTGATGTCGAGGGCGTAAGGGAAACGAACGAGATTGCGACTGTCTATAATATCTGTGTTGTTGAAGATCATACCTATTTTGTCGGTTGTGCCGAATGGGGCTTCTCCGTATGGGCGCACAACGCTGGAATGTTCGGCTGCGGATTAACATACACTGAAGCGATGGCTGCTGGCCCTGCCGCAGTAGCTGAGTATAATCGCCGGCAAGACCACGTAGGCACCAAGAAATTCGTTGAGAAATTAACAAAAATGGGTTTCAGCTCTCCTATTAACGTTCTTCGTGCCGCTTTGAACGGCAGAGCAGCGTTCGAGGAGGCCGTTTACCCAATCATTCTGCCGAGTCAGTACAAAGAAATTAACGAATTGTTTTTTGAAGCGAGACGCATCATTGAGGACAGAGAGACCTATGCCACAGGGAGTCAGCGGCATCACGCTATACCTTGGAAAAACCAGAAATATAACCACCAAGCTTCGGAACTTGTAAAATTATCGGGGATAGACCTGTTTACGTACGAGCCGAATATTAAACCCGTTGTAGGACACAGAGGATCGCATTGGGCCGATTATCACCAGGATATCCAGGATCGTCTTACTCTTGCCTATAAGAATTTACCAGAAAAAACCAGAGAGGCTGCGATTGCAGCACTGAACAAAGTAATTGAACAAATATGGACAGATATAGATAGCGGAAAATTGAGACCATACGAGCCGCCGCACGATGTGTCGATTCTAAAAATCCCATAA
- a CDS encoding RHS repeat protein, which produces MLTAAVDGNGVTTVTAYDADDRATAVTVGVGTTHAVTTRSEYDPAGILTATVDGALGTTLTAYDPDGQPLTATVFDANGTVESVKSMAYDLDGLLTETTDGAGNETDDAYDALGRKAAEEVFSLLGVAVDLTSYAYDGDGNLVSQIDVDGGGQQTVTDFAYDAEGNQTSETEGVGSASQIVVNLTAFDPEGHATQTADALGNLTSDVVDALGRVVSEAGTDPSGGTTVTASASVYDLAGRLLSGTDGDGNVTSYGYDPLGRMLSQVLSGPGTGGTAADAHYYAYDDGGNQTATTDALSATTLMAFDPEGDATGTLDPTGAATTDQYDGDGRVTLSVDGDHNTTVTTYDADGHVLTATTSSAESGAAPVSVTYAYDGDGNRTLETDGDGDQTSTTYDADGRVLTTTEGVGSDTPVATTNVYDHEGRVIDAIDGAGNQTFTTYNAEGWVSPNRCTTRTGPRRRPRRTRTTPTGGWPRNRTRTGRRRRTRTTRPAGRRRWPS; this is translated from the coding sequence TTGCTCACCGCGGCGGTCGACGGGAACGGGGTAACGACCGTCACCGCGTACGACGCCGACGACCGGGCGACCGCGGTGACGGTCGGGGTCGGGACCACGCACGCGGTCACCACCCGGAGCGAATACGACCCGGCCGGGATTCTGACCGCGACGGTCGACGGGGCCCTCGGCACGACCCTCACCGCGTACGACCCGGACGGCCAACCGCTCACCGCGACGGTGTTCGACGCGAACGGGACGGTCGAGTCCGTCAAGTCGATGGCGTACGACCTGGACGGGCTGCTCACCGAGACGACCGACGGGGCCGGGAACGAGACGGACGACGCGTACGACGCCCTCGGGCGGAAGGCGGCCGAGGAGGTGTTCAGCCTGCTCGGGGTGGCCGTCGACCTAACCAGCTACGCGTACGACGGGGACGGCAACCTGGTCTCCCAGATCGACGTCGACGGCGGCGGCCAGCAGACGGTGACCGACTTCGCGTACGACGCCGAGGGGAACCAGACGAGCGAGACCGAAGGGGTCGGGTCGGCGAGCCAGATCGTGGTCAACTTGACGGCGTTCGACCCCGAGGGGCACGCCACCCAGACGGCCGACGCCCTCGGGAACTTGACGAGCGACGTCGTCGACGCCCTCGGGCGGGTCGTGTCCGAGGCCGGGACGGACCCGTCCGGCGGCACCACGGTGACCGCCTCCGCGAGCGTGTACGACCTGGCCGGGCGGCTGCTGTCCGGGACCGACGGGGACGGGAACGTGACGTCGTACGGGTACGACCCGCTCGGGCGGATGCTGTCCCAGGTGCTGTCCGGGCCGGGGACCGGCGGGACGGCCGCCGACGCCCACTACTACGCGTACGACGACGGCGGCAACCAGACCGCCACGACCGACGCCCTCTCCGCGACCACGCTGATGGCGTTCGATCCCGAGGGGGACGCGACCGGGACGCTCGACCCGACCGGGGCGGCCACGACGGACCAGTACGACGGGGACGGCCGCGTCACCCTGTCCGTCGACGGGGACCACAACACGACGGTGACCACGTACGACGCGGACGGCCACGTGTTGACCGCGACGACGTCGTCGGCCGAGTCCGGGGCGGCCCCGGTGTCGGTCACGTACGCGTACGACGGGGACGGTAACCGGACGCTGGAAACGGACGGGGACGGGGACCAGACGTCGACGACGTATGACGCCGACGGGCGGGTGCTGACGACGACCGAGGGGGTCGGGTCGGACACGCCGGTCGCCACGACCAACGTGTACGACCACGAGGGCCGGGTGATCGACGCGATCGACGGGGCCGGGAACCAGACGTTCACCACGTACAACGCCGAGGGGTGGGTTTCACCGAACAGGTGTACGACGCGGACGGGACCGAGGCGTCGGCCAAGACGTACACGTACGACGCCGACGGGCGGGTGGCCGAGGAACAGGACCAGGACGGGACGACGACGTCGTACGCGTACGACGCGGCCGGCCGGCAGACGACGATGGCCGTCGTGA
- a CDS encoding polymorphic toxin-type HINT domain-containing protein: protein MYDAEGHATLVVWKDAGGTVTDTQSFVYDPDGNLLSATNAAGTVTMGYDTDGRMTSRTDPSGVTLTFHYDGDGRATLVTDSLGATEATGYDAAGSLVAASLSTPSGSLAATLGYDGAGGLTSITRSAGAGGTATYARDDRGRVTSIAQTDGAGAVVEADTYGYDAGSRMTTSVVHATGTSGGFGTAYGYDATNQMTAAGPATYTYDANGNRTGPGVVIDPGNRIHSDGTWVYTYDAAGNTIAKSSASLGTEWDYTYDDANQMTSATETVDGVVITTDVFQYDAVGDRVSQVQTVSGVTLSTWYVTTGSAAWADVTAGVGTTWYLNGNGPDARLGRVDSAMGGATFWDLTDPLGSVLVVAYADGSVADQITYDPFGSVSGQTDVGKSGRMLYDGYEYDPATGLYHDGIRYLNPAEGRFTTQDPTGLGPDSNPYRYVGNGPKNGTDPTGKYADGPSAVPVPDDVKVWRQAYAQKETLDAERRALEQDQADFSKTNPGMIRSDSPEGEKLLDNLLVRHVAVKDAEKAIEDSIKAVSDSSLRYIIANGTATEKIVAQRERDKRDRLESEQWRREKPLRDAAALQELLESRRVERERPGKELTRIALGIIPYVGNLMSAYEVISGHTIFGDPLSKRERVVIGVFTVIPVFGRLLARLSPLLKTTARGSVILKELEEAVQLARVAKTAEEEAEAIARLSRLTKEAGAELEKIAAARTGGCFAAGTPLLTLTGSRPVERLQPGDYVLSQDEHDPNGSVDAKVIKEVFVRFGMIWWLTVAGQRIGTTAEHPFYVVGSGWRPAAELIPGDILGSHDRTQIVVEAIEPGEEWATVYNVHVADWHTYFVGCDEWGFSVWAHNNACDFVAELKKLFPEDRVPPRDGGLSNIWSRLNTESLSGKTILMQLYI from the coding sequence GTGTACGACGCCGAGGGACACGCCACCCTGGTGGTCTGGAAGGACGCCGGCGGGACGGTGACCGACACCCAGAGCTTTGTGTACGACCCGGACGGCAACCTGCTGTCGGCCACGAACGCGGCCGGGACGGTAACGATGGGGTACGACACGGACGGTCGGATGACCTCCCGGACGGACCCGAGCGGGGTGACCCTGACGTTCCACTACGACGGGGACGGGCGGGCCACCCTGGTGACCGATTCCCTCGGGGCGACCGAGGCGACCGGGTACGACGCGGCCGGGTCGCTCGTAGCGGCCAGTCTGAGCACCCCGTCCGGGTCGCTGGCGGCGACCCTCGGCTACGACGGCGCCGGCGGGTTGACGAGCATCACCCGGAGTGCTGGAGCAGGTGGGACGGCGACGTACGCCCGGGACGATCGCGGGCGGGTGACGTCGATCGCCCAGACGGACGGGGCCGGGGCGGTCGTCGAGGCCGACACGTACGGGTACGACGCCGGGAGCCGGATGACGACGTCGGTCGTCCACGCGACCGGGACGTCGGGCGGGTTCGGGACGGCCTACGGGTACGACGCGACCAACCAGATGACGGCGGCCGGGCCGGCCACGTACACGTACGACGCGAACGGCAACCGGACCGGACCGGGGGTGGTGATCGACCCGGGCAACCGCATCCACTCGGACGGGACGTGGGTGTACACGTACGACGCGGCCGGGAACACGATCGCCAAATCGAGCGCGTCCCTCGGGACCGAGTGGGACTACACGTACGACGACGCCAACCAGATGACGTCGGCGACCGAGACGGTCGACGGGGTGGTGATCACGACCGACGTGTTCCAGTACGACGCGGTCGGGGACCGGGTGTCCCAGGTCCAGACGGTGAGCGGGGTGACCCTATCGACGTGGTACGTGACGACCGGGTCGGCCGCGTGGGCGGACGTGACGGCCGGGGTCGGGACGACGTGGTACCTGAACGGGAACGGGCCGGACGCCCGCCTCGGGCGGGTCGACTCGGCGATGGGCGGGGCCACGTTCTGGGACCTGACCGACCCCCTCGGGTCGGTCCTGGTGGTGGCCTACGCGGACGGGAGCGTGGCCGACCAGATCACGTACGACCCGTTCGGGTCGGTCTCCGGTCAGACGGATGTCGGGAAGAGTGGACGGATGCTGTACGACGGGTACGAGTACGATCCGGCGACCGGCCTGTACCACGACGGGATTCGGTACTTGAATCCGGCCGAGGGGCGGTTCACGACCCAGGACCCGACCGGCCTGGGGCCGGATAGCAACCCGTACCGGTACGTCGGCAACGGGCCGAAGAACGGGACCGACCCGACTGGGAAGTACGCTGACGGTCCTAGCGCGGTCCCCGTTCCCGATGATGTCAAGGTCTGGCGTCAGGCATACGCTCAGAAGGAGACGCTCGACGCCGAACGTCGAGCGTTAGAGCAGGACCAAGCGGACTTCTCCAAGACGAATCCTGGCATGATCCGTTCTGACTCGCCTGAGGGCGAAAAGCTCCTCGACAATCTGCTTGTTCGGCACGTGGCGGTGAAGGACGCAGAAAAAGCAATAGAAGACAGTATTAAAGCCGTAAGTGATAGCTCATTGAGATATATTATTGCGAATGGGACGGCTACCGAGAAGATCGTGGCTCAGAGAGAGAGAGATAAGCGAGACAGACTGGAGTCTGAACAGTGGAGGCGGGAAAAGCCCTTACGCGATGCGGCTGCACTCCAAGAGTTACTCGAAAGCAGAAGAGTAGAGAGGGAGCGCCCCGGGAAAGAACTCACGCGTATCGCCTTAGGGATAATTCCCTATGTCGGGAATTTGATGAGCGCATACGAGGTTATCAGCGGGCATACCATTTTCGGCGACCCGTTGAGTAAGCGAGAGCGGGTGGTAATTGGTGTGTTCACTGTTATCCCGGTCTTTGGGAGGCTCTTAGCGAGACTCTCACCGTTGCTTAAGACAACCGCTAGAGGTTCAGTGATTCTCAAAGAGTTAGAGGAGGCGGTGCAATTGGCTCGTGTGGCCAAAACAGCGGAGGAAGAAGCGGAGGCGATAGCTCGCCTAAGCCGGTTGACTAAGGAGGCAGGAGCCGAGCTGGAGAAAATCGCGGCCGCGCGGACGGGGGGATGCTTCGCCGCTGGTACGCCGCTATTGACGTTAACCGGATCCAGGCCGGTCGAGCGATTGCAGCCTGGAGACTATGTGCTGTCCCAAGACGAACACGATCCAAATGGATCGGTTGACGCGAAGGTGATAAAGGAGGTATTCGTTCGGTTCGGAATGATATGGTGGCTGACAGTGGCTGGTCAACGGATCGGGACTACGGCCGAGCATCCATTTTATGTGGTCGGGTCAGGATGGCGGCCCGCTGCTGAGTTGATTCCGGGGGATATTTTGGGGTCGCACGATAGAACCCAGATTGTGGTAGAAGCAATCGAGCCGGGCGAAGAATGGGCCACCGTGTATAATGTGCATGTCGCCGACTGGCACACTTACTTCGTCGGCTGTGACGAGTGGGGGTTCAGTGTATGGGCGCATAATAACGCATGCGACTTCGTAGCCGAATTGAAAAAGCTATTCCCAGAAGACCGCGTACCGCCCCGCGACGGTGGGCTCAGCAACATTTGGAGCAGGCTCAACACTGAGAGCCTGTCCGGGAAGACTATTTTGATGCAACTCTATATTTAA
- a CDS encoding beta strand repeat-containing protein translates to MDEYGVATLLPVTFEAGSHTLTAEYSGDTDFNGVSGMLTATVDQDPTSTDLSVSPGPFVSGQAVTLTATVTANSPGSGSPTGPVEFFDGLTYLGTGTITVDGEAAVTVTSLGAGPHTLTADYESDTNFLGSTSADVTTTVGQDPTSTDLSVPPGPFVSGQAIVLTATVTAEGLGSGIPTGPVKFYDGTVDLGTGTLGTDGEATVTVTGLGAGSHTLTADYESDTNFLGSTSADVTTTVGQDGTSTGLTASLSSTVYGQAVTFTATVTADDLGGVTPGGSVDFYDGSTLVGTATLSGGTATFTTNDLAAGSRFVTAVYDGDANFTGSQSNGADVAVAQDGTSTGLTASVSSTVYGQAVTLTATVEAVPPGSGTPTGPVKFYDGSTWLWTGTLSDGVATFTTYDLMAGGHDVTAVYDGDVNFTGSQSQDGTASVTVAQDGTSTGLTASVPSTVYGQAVTLTATVEAAAPGSGTPAGPVEFYDGSTWLWTGTLSDGVATFTTTGLGVGPHDLTVAYGGDTNFTGSGSAAGTADVTVGQVGTTIQLISSPSPAVSGQPVTLTATVTVVLPGAGTPTGTVTFEDGTTLLGTIAVDGTGTATLTTSALAVGSHSLTATYNGDTNFQAGSPVGLTEAVVPVADLVVTPPTATQGTGTPANAVVATFTDPTGTESAAAYAATIAWGDGATDTGTVVSLGSGLYQVTGPSHTYAAYGSAYVTVTVTYADLPSVSATAGVNVAEQQVTDLVEANVPASGLKGAAVGPVAGIATFTDPAGTPDAGDFTATIAWGRRDDVGRDGRRRGRRRVPGQRPGPRVRHVRVVHGLHHRSIRESAGRDLGRENDRGRRPTDHRVDRHPAGGGDRPADGRQRGRGHVHRPGRGRPGDDLRRDHHLGRRIGRGHRDRRRPGRRAVPGHRPGSHVRRARVLHADGYGHPRPTPSGLGIRHGDGDGPPGYGCRDLAPDQCRDGDVDRGDHRARHVHRPGRGRARVELHRHDRVG, encoded by the coding sequence TTGGACGAGTACGGAGTGGCAACCCTGCTTCCAGTCACCTTTGAGGCCGGGTCGCACACGTTGACCGCCGAGTACTCCGGGGACACCGATTTCAACGGCGTGTCGGGGATGTTGACCGCGACGGTCGACCAGGACCCGACGTCGACCGACCTGTCAGTCTCGCCCGGGCCGTTCGTGTCCGGCCAGGCGGTCACCCTCACTGCGACCGTCACCGCGAATAGTCCGGGGAGCGGGTCCCCGACCGGGCCGGTCGAGTTCTTCGACGGGTTGACGTACCTCGGAACGGGCACCATAACCGTGGACGGGGAGGCGGCTGTCACCGTCACCAGCCTGGGGGCCGGGCCGCACACCCTGACCGCCGACTACGAGAGCGACACCAACTTCCTCGGCAGTACGTCGGCGGACGTCACCACGACGGTCGGCCAGGACCCGACGTCGACCGACCTGTCGGTCCCGCCCGGGCCGTTCGTGTCCGGCCAGGCGATCGTCCTGACCGCGACCGTCACCGCAGAAGGCCTCGGGAGCGGGATTCCGACCGGGCCGGTCAAGTTCTACGACGGGACGGTCGACCTCGGGACGGGTACCCTGGGCACCGACGGGGAGGCAACCGTCACCGTCACCGGCCTGGGGGCCGGGTCGCACACCCTGACTGCCGACTACGAGAGCGACACCAACTTCCTCGGCAGTACGTCGGCGGACGTCACCACGACGGTCGGCCAGGACGGGACGTCGACCGGGCTGACCGCATCCCTGTCGTCGACCGTGTACGGCCAGGCGGTCACGTTCACCGCCACGGTCACGGCGGACGACCTGGGTGGGGTAACGCCGGGCGGGTCGGTCGACTTCTACGACGGGTCGACCCTGGTGGGGACGGCCACCCTGAGCGGCGGGACCGCGACGTTCACCACCAACGACCTGGCGGCCGGCAGCCGTTTCGTCACGGCCGTGTACGACGGGGACGCGAACTTCACCGGTAGCCAGTCGAACGGCGCGGACGTGGCGGTCGCCCAAGACGGGACATCAACTGGTCTGACCGCGTCCGTGTCGTCGACCGTGTACGGTCAGGCGGTCACGCTCACCGCCACGGTCGAGGCCGTCCCCCCGGGGAGCGGAACACCCACCGGACCGGTTAAGTTCTACGACGGGTCGACCTGGTTGTGGACGGGCACCCTGAGCGACGGCGTGGCCACGTTCACCACGTACGACCTGATGGCCGGCGGCCACGACGTCACGGCTGTGTACGACGGGGACGTGAACTTCACCGGCAGCCAGTCACAAGACGGGACCGCGAGCGTGACGGTCGCCCAGGACGGGACATCGACCGGGTTGACCGCGTCCGTGCCGTCGACCGTGTACGGCCAGGCGGTCACGCTCACCGCCACGGTCGAGGCTGCCGCTCCGGGAAGCGGGACGCCCGCTGGACCGGTCGAGTTCTACGACGGATCGACCTGGTTGTGGACGGGCACCCTGAGCGACGGGGTCGCCACGTTCACAACCACCGGCCTGGGCGTCGGGCCGCACGACCTCACGGTCGCGTACGGCGGGGACACGAACTTCACCGGCAGCGGCTCGGCGGCCGGAACCGCGGACGTGACGGTCGGGCAGGTCGGGACGACCATCCAATTGATCTCGTCCCCCAGCCCGGCCGTGTCCGGGCAACCGGTCACACTCACGGCCACGGTCACGGTCGTACTTCCGGGGGCAGGGACACCGACCGGGACGGTCACGTTCGAGGATGGGACGACGCTCCTCGGGACGATCGCCGTGGACGGCACCGGGACGGCCACGCTGACCACCTCCGCCCTGGCCGTCGGAAGTCACTCCCTCACGGCCACGTACAACGGCGACACGAACTTCCAGGCCGGTTCACCCGTCGGCTTGACCGAGGCGGTGGTGCCGGTCGCCGATCTGGTCGTGACCCCGCCGACCGCGACCCAGGGGACGGGGACGCCCGCGAACGCGGTCGTGGCCACGTTCACCGACCCGACCGGGACCGAATCCGCGGCCGCCTACGCCGCGACGATTGCGTGGGGGGACGGGGCGACCGACACCGGGACAGTCGTATCGCTGGGCAGCGGACTGTACCAAGTCACCGGCCCGTCCCACACGTACGCCGCGTACGGGTCGGCGTACGTGACGGTGACCGTCACGTACGCCGACCTGCCGTCGGTGTCCGCGACCGCCGGGGTGAATGTCGCGGAACAACAGGTGACGGACCTGGTCGAGGCGAACGTGCCGGCGTCCGGACTGAAGGGGGCGGCGGTCGGGCCGGTCGCCGGGATCGCGACGTTCACCGACCCGGCCGGGACACCGGACGCGGGCGACTTCACGGCGACGATCGCCTGGGGGCGACGGGACGACGTCGGCCGGGACGGTCGTCGCCGAGGGCGGCGGCGCGTACCAGGTCAACGCCCCGGCCCACGCGTACGCCACGTACGGGTCGTTCACGGTCTCCACCACCGTTCAATTCGAGAATCTGCCGGCCGTGACCTCGGCCGGGAAAACGATCGCGGTCGCCGACCAACCGATCACCGGGTTGACCGTCACCCCGCCGGCGGCGGCGATCGCCCAGCCGACGGCCGCCAACGCGGTCGTGGCCACGTACACCGACCCGGCCGGGGACGACCCGGTGACGACCTTCGCCGCGACCATCACCTGGGGCGACGGATCGGCCGCGGACACCGGGACCGTCGTCGACCTGGGCGGCGGGCGGTACCAGGTCACCGCCCCGGCTCACACGTACGCCGCGCCCGGGTCCTTCACGCTGACGGTTACGGTCACCCACGACCAACTCCCAGCGGTCTCGGCATCCGGCACGGTGACGGTGACGGTCCGCCAGGTTACGGATGTCGTGATCTCGCCCCCGATCAGTGTCGGGATGGGGACGTCGACCGGGGCGATCACCGGGCTCGCCACGTTCACCGACCCGGGCGGGGCCGAGCCCGCGTCGAACTACACCGTCACGATCGAGTGGGGTGA